In a genomic window of uncultured Flavobacterium sp.:
- the purE gene encoding 5-(carboxyamino)imidazole ribonucleotide mutase, whose product MSKVAIIMGSISDMPVMQDAIDILKQFNIETEVDIVSAHRTPEKLFDFSKNAHTRGISVIIAGAGGAAHLPGMVASMSPLPVIGVPVKSSNSIDGWDSVLSILQMPGGVPVATVALNGAKNAGILAAQIIGSHDKKVLDTIISYKEELKAAVNKASEGLKK is encoded by the coding sequence ATGAGCAAAGTAGCCATTATAATGGGAAGTATCTCTGACATGCCAGTCATGCAAGATGCCATCGACATATTAAAACAATTCAATATTGAAACTGAAGTAGACATTGTTTCGGCACACAGAACACCGGAAAAATTATTCGATTTCAGTAAAAATGCACATACTCGCGGAATTTCGGTAATTATTGCCGGAGCTGGAGGAGCTGCACATTTACCTGGAATGGTTGCTTCGATGTCGCCACTTCCTGTAATTGGAGTTCCTGTAAAATCAAGCAATTCTATTGATGGTTGGGATTCGGTTTTATCGATTCTTCAAATGCCAGGTGGAGTTCCTGTTGCAACTGTTGCCTTAAACGGAGCAAAAAATGCCGGAATTTTAGCTGCACAAATCATCGGAAGTCACGATAAAAAAGTACTTGACACCATTATTTCATACAAAGAAGAATTGAAAGCTGCGGTTAATAAAGCATCTGAAGGTTTGAAAAAATAA
- a CDS encoding M3 family metallopeptidase, giving the protein MNVLLSKFINKHNTAPFSQIKIEDYFPAFQEGITLAKAEIDAIVNNPEAPTFENTVVAMDFSGDILDRLSSVFFNLNSAETSDEMQKIAQEVSPLLSEFGNDITLNAALFAKIKTVYDQKETLNLNPEQTTLLDKKYKSFSRNGANLPEDKKEKLREIDKELSKLKLQFEENILAETNAFELHLTDDKDLAGLPEGTIEAARLLAKNQDKEGWIFTLDHPSYIPFLTYADNRELRKKMAVAFGARSFQNNEFDNQENVLKIAKLRFDRANLLGYKTHANFVLEERMAESPEKVFSFLNDLLAKAKPAAQKEFAELTAFAKELDGIEQLEKWDGSYYSEKLKQQLFNLDDEKLKPYFQLEKVLNGAFTVAKKLYGLTFTEVFDIDKYHEEVTTYEVTDADGNLVSIFYADFFPRKGKRNGAWMTSFKHQSIKDGVNERPHISNVCNFTKPTETKPSLLTFNEVTTLFHEFGHGLHGMLANTTYPSLSGTSVFWDFVELPSQIMENWCYEPEALALFANHYETGEIIPIEYVQKIKESASFQEGLATLRQLSFGLLDMAWHGQDPTNITDLKTFETEQFANTQLYPDVKENAMSTAFSHIFQGGYSSGYYSYKWAEVLDADAFEYFQEKGIFNHEVATKFKDNVLSKGGTEHPMILYKRFRGQEPKPEALLKRAGLL; this is encoded by the coding sequence ATGAACGTTTTACTTTCAAAATTTATAAATAAACATAATACCGCGCCTTTTTCGCAAATTAAAATCGAAGATTATTTTCCGGCTTTTCAAGAAGGAATTACTTTGGCTAAAGCCGAAATTGATGCTATTGTAAACAATCCAGAAGCGCCAACTTTTGAAAATACCGTTGTTGCAATGGATTTTTCAGGTGATATTTTAGATCGTCTTTCAAGTGTTTTCTTCAATTTGAATTCAGCTGAAACAAGTGACGAAATGCAAAAAATCGCTCAGGAAGTTTCGCCTTTATTGTCTGAATTCGGAAATGACATTACTTTAAACGCTGCTTTATTTGCTAAAATAAAAACGGTTTACGATCAAAAAGAAACATTAAATCTAAATCCGGAACAAACTACACTTTTAGATAAAAAATACAAAAGCTTTTCCAGAAACGGAGCTAATTTACCGGAAGACAAAAAGGAAAAACTACGAGAAATCGACAAAGAATTATCTAAATTAAAATTACAATTTGAAGAGAATATTTTGGCTGAAACCAATGCATTCGAATTGCATTTAACTGATGACAAAGATTTAGCCGGATTACCGGAAGGAACTATTGAAGCAGCAAGATTATTAGCTAAAAATCAGGATAAAGAAGGTTGGATATTTACTTTAGACCATCCAAGTTATATTCCGTTTTTGACTTATGCAGATAATCGTGAATTGCGTAAAAAAATGGCAGTTGCTTTTGGAGCAAGATCGTTTCAGAATAACGAATTCGACAATCAGGAAAATGTTTTAAAAATTGCCAAATTACGTTTCGATAGAGCGAATTTATTAGGTTATAAAACTCATGCGAATTTTGTTTTGGAAGAAAGAATGGCCGAAAGTCCAGAGAAAGTTTTCTCTTTCCTGAATGATTTATTGGCTAAAGCAAAACCTGCAGCTCAAAAAGAATTTGCTGAATTGACGGCTTTCGCCAAAGAACTGGACGGAATCGAACAATTAGAAAAATGGGATGGTTCTTATTATTCTGAAAAATTAAAACAACAGCTTTTTAATTTAGACGATGAAAAACTAAAACCTTATTTTCAGTTAGAAAAAGTATTAAATGGTGCTTTTACAGTTGCCAAAAAATTATACGGATTAACGTTTACTGAAGTTTTTGACATCGATAAATACCATGAAGAAGTTACAACTTATGAAGTAACCGATGCTGATGGTAATTTAGTTTCGATTTTCTATGCGGATTTCTTCCCAAGAAAAGGAAAAAGAAACGGCGCTTGGATGACTTCTTTCAAACATCAATCTATAAAAGATGGCGTAAATGAAAGACCACATATTTCGAACGTTTGTAATTTTACAAAACCAACTGAAACAAAACCTTCATTATTGACTTTTAATGAAGTGACAACTTTATTCCACGAATTTGGTCACGGTTTACATGGAATGTTAGCCAACACAACTTATCCAAGTTTATCAGGAACTTCTGTTTTCTGGGATTTTGTAGAATTACCAAGTCAGATTATGGAAAACTGGTGTTACGAACCGGAAGCTTTGGCTTTGTTTGCAAATCACTATGAAACCGGAGAAATTATTCCGATTGAATATGTACAAAAAATCAAAGAAAGTGCAAGTTTTCAAGAAGGTTTGGCGACTTTACGTCAGTTGAGTTTTGGATTATTAGACATGGCTTGGCACGGACAAGATCCAACCAATATTACAGATTTAAAAACTTTCGAAACAGAACAATTTGCTAATACACAATTATATCCTGATGTAAAAGAAAATGCGATGAGTACTGCTTTTTCACACATTTTTCAAGGTGGATATTCTTCCGGATATTACAGCTATAAATGGGCTGAAGTATTAGACGCTGATGCTTTTGAATATTTCCAGGAAAAAGGAATTTTCAATCATGAAGTAGCAACAAAATTCAAAGACAATGTACTTTCTAAAGGAGGAACAGAACATCCGATGATTTTATACAAACGTTTTAGAGGTCAGGAACCAAAACCTGAAGCTTTATTAAAAAGAGCGGGGCTTCTTTAG
- a CDS encoding ElyC/SanA/YdcF family protein — protein sequence MKKYFKIFLCLAILGLVSVISVNYYVKSSTKKHIYYSLKKFPKNDVGIIFGAGINGDQPSKYLKDRLDAGILLYKANRINKILLSGDNGRDEYDELTVMKNYCFNHGVDTTKIFIDYAGFDTYSTMYRAKHIFKIKKATLISQEYHLNRAIYIGRKLGIKSVGYSANSGEYHGYKYVTFREYGSIFKSFFDVLRNREPRFLGNPIDINGVSNYSKEDKR from the coding sequence GTGAAAAAATATTTTAAAATCTTCCTTTGCCTTGCAATTCTTGGATTAGTTTCCGTCATTTCTGTGAATTATTACGTGAAATCTTCAACCAAAAAACACATTTATTATTCGCTTAAGAAATTTCCAAAAAATGATGTAGGAATTATTTTTGGCGCAGGAATTAATGGTGATCAACCAAGTAAATATTTAAAGGACCGATTGGACGCCGGAATTCTATTATACAAAGCAAACCGAATCAATAAAATTCTTCTTTCTGGAGATAATGGTCGTGATGAATATGATGAATTAACGGTAATGAAAAATTACTGTTTCAATCATGGAGTTGATACAACTAAGATATTTATTGATTATGCCGGTTTTGATACTTATTCAACAATGTATCGTGCCAAACATATTTTCAAAATAAAAAAAGCAACTTTAATTTCTCAGGAATATCATTTAAACCGAGCAATTTATATTGGACGGAAATTGGGTATAAAATCAGTTGGATATTCTGCTAATTCGGGAGAATATCATGGCTATAAATATGTTACTTTTAGAGAATATGGTTCTATTTTTAAATCCTTTTTTGATGTTTTGAGAAATCGAGAACCTCGCTTTTTAGGAAATCCTATTGATATTAATGGTGTTTCCAATTATTCTAAAGAAGATAAACGATAA
- a CDS encoding sodium:proton antiporter, translating into MELYYTFSILIVLASFFAYLNLRFLKLPGTIGIMIIAMLVSVGIRLLGDSYFPATTKHFFELIKEFDFNEILMGAMLNFLLFAGALHVNMSDLKEQKVPIMIYSTVSVVLSALIISVLLYYISPFLGIKIPYIFCLVFGTLISPTDPIVVLGVLKQAKVPKRIETKIVGESLFNDGVAVVMFAVVLKMATDPTFDMSFGSIAWLFAKEGIGGLLLGAVLGYTASRVMKKIDDYKVSVLITLSIVMGGFLIAQSLHVSSPLAMVVAGLIIGNYGKKVAMSEVTKDYLEKFWELIDEILNAILFLFIGFELLLLPDLNKQLLTGFVAIFIVLFSRIASIVLPWKFFDIFKIFGIKSAYNKGSLMVLVWGGIRGGVSIALVLSMPEGEYKNLLLEVTYIVVLFSIVVQGLTVGKLAKRVLEKE; encoded by the coding sequence ATGGAATTATACTACACCTTTTCAATACTAATTGTATTGGCCTCTTTCTTCGCCTATTTAAATTTAAGATTTTTAAAGCTTCCCGGAACTATCGGAATAATGATTATTGCAATGTTAGTTTCAGTAGGAATTCGTCTTTTAGGAGATTCATATTTTCCGGCAACTACAAAGCATTTTTTTGAATTGATAAAAGAATTTGACTTCAACGAAATCTTAATGGGAGCAATGTTGAATTTTCTTTTGTTTGCAGGCGCACTGCACGTAAATATGTCTGATCTTAAAGAACAAAAAGTTCCTATTATGATTTATTCTACAGTTAGTGTAGTATTGTCAGCCTTAATTATTTCAGTATTGCTTTATTATATTTCACCTTTTTTAGGAATAAAAATCCCGTATATATTTTGTTTAGTTTTCGGAACATTAATTTCTCCAACAGATCCAATCGTGGTTTTGGGAGTTCTAAAACAAGCAAAAGTTCCTAAAAGAATCGAAACCAAAATTGTTGGTGAATCTTTGTTTAATGATGGAGTAGCAGTAGTAATGTTTGCTGTTGTTTTAAAAATGGCAACCGATCCTACATTTGATATGAGTTTTGGTTCTATCGCCTGGTTGTTTGCAAAAGAAGGAATCGGCGGGCTTTTATTGGGAGCTGTTTTAGGTTATACGGCATCGAGAGTTATGAAGAAAATCGACGACTATAAAGTTTCTGTTCTAATAACGCTTTCTATCGTAATGGGAGGATTTCTGATTGCTCAAAGTTTGCATGTTTCAAGTCCGTTGGCAATGGTAGTCGCAGGATTAATTATTGGTAATTACGGAAAAAAAGTAGCAATGAGCGAAGTAACAAAAGATTATTTAGAAAAATTTTGGGAACTTATAGATGAAATACTAAATGCTATTTTATTCTTATTTATAGGTTTTGAGTTGCTATTATTACCAGATTTAAACAAACAATTACTAACTGGTTTTGTGGCTATTTTTATCGTGCTATTTTCCAGAATTGCTTCTATTGTTTTACCTTGGAAGTTCTTCGATATATTTAAGATTTTCGGTATAAAATCTGCTTATAACAAAGGTTCTTTAATGGTATTGGTTTGGGGCGGAATTCGCGGAGGAGTTTCAATTGCACTTGTACTTTCTATGCCTGAAGGAGAATATAAAAACCTCTTGCTGGAAGTTACTTATATTGTCGTATTATTTTCAATTGTAGTTCAAGGATTGACGGTTGGAAAATTAGCAAAAAGAGTTTTAGAGAAAGAGTAA
- a CDS encoding DUF1842 domain-containing protein, with protein sequence MSDLLLGAYLAQGTIGNVGTPGAPIAKFSLVVVPSQHSVTGTVVITQAIPGPDSHIVVQVTGKIYGAGIGKVTQLVSLHGEYVHSALPPKIGAFLAKFDAHLAIDNAWNGTGGFSYYEHNIENVPVTAAKSLKEELV encoded by the coding sequence ATGTCAGATTTATTATTAGGTGCTTATTTAGCACAAGGAACAATCGGAAATGTGGGAACACCAGGTGCTCCAATTGCAAAATTTAGTTTAGTAGTAGTACCATCTCAACATTCTGTGACAGGTACAGTTGTAATTACTCAGGCTATACCAGGTCCTGATAGCCATATTGTTGTTCAGGTAACAGGAAAAATATATGGAGCTGGAATTGGTAAGGTTACACAATTGGTTAGTCTTCATGGAGAATATGTTCACTCTGCTCTTCCACCGAAAATTGGTGCTTTTTTAGCAAAATTTGATGCTCATTTAGCAATCGATAATGCATGGAACGGAACAGGAGGTTTTTCATATTATGAACATAATATTGAAAACGTACCAGTTACAGCAGCGAAAAGCTTAAAAGAAGAATTAGTTTAG
- a CDS encoding MarR family transcriptional regulator, with translation MEFKEAKNKFVQTWGALGSQWGINKTMAQIHALLMVSNEAVSMEDIMEELQISRGNASMNLRALMDWGIVYKEYKAGERREFFTAEKDLDELASKIARERSKREIKPALKILKEVSTIEAKDSAEEKHFVDQTTKLYDFVLKADNMLDKMTEFNENWLGRLVLKIMK, from the coding sequence ATGGAATTCAAAGAAGCAAAAAATAAGTTCGTACAAACTTGGGGAGCATTAGGTTCTCAATGGGGAATTAATAAAACCATGGCGCAAATCCATGCTTTATTAATGGTCTCGAACGAAGCTGTTTCTATGGAAGACATTATGGAGGAATTGCAAATTTCGCGCGGAAATGCCAGCATGAATCTAAGAGCTTTAATGGATTGGGGAATTGTCTATAAAGAATACAAAGCCGGAGAAAGAAGAGAGTTTTTTACTGCCGAAAAAGATTTAGACGAATTAGCTTCTAAAATTGCCAGAGAAAGAAGTAAAAGAGAAATTAAACCTGCTCTTAAAATATTAAAAGAAGTTTCGACTATTGAAGCAAAAGATTCCGCTGAAGAAAAACACTTCGTAGATCAAACAACTAAATTGTATGACTTTGTTTTAAAAGCAGATAATATGTTGGATAAAATGACCGAATTTAATGAAAACTGGTTGGGACGTTTGGTTCTGAAAATTATGAAGTAA
- a CDS encoding DUF2071 domain-containing protein: MNFLKAEWKNLALFNYEVDAKILEKYIPIGTEIDLWNNKCYVSLVGFMFKNTKVLGLKVPFHVDFEEVNLRFYVKRFENGEWKRGVVFIKEIVPKTAITFIANTLYQEHYETRKMTHKIIENENTDTFIYQWKTKENWNTIQLETQKNPIEIAIGSEAEFITEHYFGYTKIDEETTFEYEVQHPRWEQFEVLNYNVDIDFRKTYGRDFEFLQTKNPISVFLAKGSKISVRNKRKLEAVFALEEIYD, encoded by the coding sequence ATGAACTTCTTAAAAGCTGAATGGAAAAACTTAGCACTTTTCAATTATGAAGTTGATGCTAAAATCTTAGAAAAATACATCCCAATTGGTACCGAAATAGATTTATGGAACAACAAATGTTATGTGAGTTTAGTTGGTTTCATGTTCAAAAACACAAAAGTTTTAGGTCTGAAAGTTCCTTTTCATGTAGATTTTGAAGAAGTCAATTTGAGATTCTATGTAAAACGTTTTGAAAACGGAGAATGGAAACGCGGTGTAGTTTTCATCAAAGAAATTGTTCCGAAAACCGCTATTACTTTTATTGCAAATACTTTATATCAGGAACATTATGAAACTCGAAAAATGACTCATAAAATCATTGAAAATGAAAATACAGACACTTTTATTTATCAATGGAAAACCAAAGAAAATTGGAATACAATTCAATTAGAAACTCAAAAAAATCCAATAGAAATTGCAATCGGTTCTGAAGCCGAATTTATAACGGAACATTATTTTGGATATACTAAAATTGATGAAGAAACCACTTTCGAATATGAAGTTCAACATCCGAGATGGGAACAATTTGAAGTTTTGAATTATAATGTTGATATCGACTTTAGGAAAACTTACGGACGAGATTTTGAATTTTTACAAACCAAAAATCCTATTTCTGTTTTCCTGGCAAAAGGATCTAAAATTAGTGTGAGAAACAAACGAAAACTGGAAGCTGTTTTTGCTCTAGAAGAAATTTACGATTAG
- a CDS encoding TIGR01777 family oxidoreductase, with translation MKKLIIAAGTGFLGQVLINHFKDKFEEIVILTRGKSQTIDGIKYVNWNAKTFSGWENELENATVLINLAGKSVDCRYTKENKKAILLSRIESTKILNKAVLNCTNPPKHWLNSSTSTIYRFSLDKQMDEIDGEIGNDFSINVALSWEKAFFKTETPNTLKTALRTSIVLGKNGGAFIPLKTLSKIGFGGKQRKGNQFISWIHEEDFANAIDLIIQKEIIGVVNIVSPEPIRNVDFMKKLRKAVGFPFGIPMNAFLLEIGSFFIRTETELVLKSRNVIPKRLLENGFKFKFGDIDNAFQNLLSK, from the coding sequence ATGAAAAAACTAATCATCGCAGCCGGAACAGGTTTTTTAGGACAGGTTCTAATAAATCATTTCAAAGACAAATTTGAAGAAATTGTAATTCTGACCAGAGGAAAATCTCAAACAATTGACGGAATCAAATATGTAAACTGGAATGCTAAAACTTTTTCGGGTTGGGAAAATGAACTTGAAAACGCAACTGTTTTAATTAATCTCGCAGGAAAATCTGTTGATTGTCGTTATACAAAAGAAAACAAAAAAGCAATTTTATTATCTCGAATCGAAAGCACAAAGATTTTAAACAAAGCTGTTTTAAACTGTACAAATCCGCCTAAACATTGGCTGAATTCATCAACTTCTACTATTTATCGTTTTTCTTTAGACAAACAAATGGATGAAATCGATGGCGAAATCGGAAATGATTTTTCTATAAATGTTGCCTTGTCTTGGGAAAAAGCATTCTTTAAAACCGAAACTCCAAATACTTTGAAAACTGCTTTGAGAACTTCAATAGTTTTGGGTAAAAATGGCGGCGCTTTTATTCCGTTAAAGACTTTATCAAAAATTGGTTTCGGAGGAAAACAAAGAAAAGGAAATCAGTTTATAAGCTGGATTCACGAAGAAGATTTTGCCAATGCAATTGATTTAATCATTCAAAAAGAAATTATCGGTGTTGTTAATATCGTTTCTCCTGAACCAATTCGGAATGTTGACTTTATGAAAAAACTTCGAAAAGCGGTTGGTTTCCCTTTCGGAATTCCGATGAATGCTTTTCTTCTGGAAATTGGATCTTTCTTCATTCGAACAGAAACCGAATTAGTTTTAAAAAGTAGAAACGTGATTCCGAAACGACTTTTAGAAAATGGATTTAAATTTAAGTTTGGAGATATTGATAATGCATTTCAAAATTTATTAAGCAAATAA
- a CDS encoding SRPBCC family protein, translated as MTTIHLTTKIKAPKQIVFDASRNIDIHQQSASPSKEKAIAGITSGLINLNETVTWRGKHFGVYLTHKSRITTMNLYDYFVDEMEKGKFKSFKHEHFFEEENGITIMKDKLHYETPFGIFGELFDILFLEKHLTNFLLERNKVLKEVSVAIAIS; from the coding sequence ATGACAACAATTCACCTTACAACAAAAATAAAAGCGCCGAAACAAATCGTTTTTGACGCATCAAGAAATATAGATATTCATCAGCAATCTGCAAGTCCTTCAAAAGAAAAGGCAATTGCAGGAATTACATCCGGATTAATAAATTTAAACGAAACGGTAACTTGGCGAGGTAAACATTTTGGGGTTTATCTCACTCACAAAAGCCGAATTACGACAATGAATCTCTATGATTATTTTGTAGATGAAATGGAAAAAGGAAAGTTTAAATCTTTCAAACATGAACATTTTTTTGAAGAAGAAAACGGAATTACAATAATGAAAGACAAATTGCATTATGAAACTCCGTTTGGAATATTTGGAGAACTTTTTGATATTTTATTTTTAGAAAAGCATCTTACTAATTTTCTTTTGGAACGAAATAAAGTTTTGAAAGAAGTATCAGTCGCTATTGCAATTTCCTGA
- a CDS encoding AidA/PixA family protein has translation MNENLKFITETIDVLFVINAEYIKKNYPRNTDPNKAQKVDHNSNHLIVYNPREIVSVQGTADLSLKTKIADDFCFRATTIQQNCEESKVLMYKVEHGGGDIIFTPFGQYYSKIKAAHPNTDSNNYLPPVFKEENSGYYGNKIRYEGTEDVFVYFALYILNDRFDSHELYGYYYWDPKFTIEFIK, from the coding sequence ATGAATGAAAATTTAAAATTTATTACTGAAACTATCGATGTTCTTTTTGTAATAAATGCTGAGTATATTAAGAAAAATTATCCTCGAAATACAGATCCTAATAAAGCTCAAAAAGTAGATCACAATAGCAATCATTTGATTGTTTATAATCCAAGAGAAATTGTTTCGGTGCAGGGAACAGCAGATTTAAGTCTAAAAACAAAAATAGCGGATGATTTTTGTTTTAGGGCTACCACAATTCAACAAAATTGTGAGGAATCCAAAGTGCTAATGTACAAAGTTGAGCATGGGGGTGGAGATATAATCTTTACACCATTTGGACAGTATTATTCCAAAATTAAAGCTGCACATCCTAATACAGATTCAAATAATTATCTACCTCCAGTTTTTAAAGAAGAGAATTCAGGCTACTATGGTAATAAAATAAGGTACGAAGGAACAGAAGATGTTTTTGTATATTTTGCACTTTATATTCTTAATGATAGATTCGATTCTCATGAGTTATATGGTTATTATTATTGGGATCCAAAATTCACAATTGAGTTTATTAAGTAG
- a CDS encoding DUF1090 family protein: protein MTIKTKILSIVFFAVSFIGFAQSNCKDLKGCERKLCELNIKLTAAKKAGNQNQIKGVEDAISQTKKNCTTKTVSNDLDKKVKEKQQKVKERTDDLNKAIKDQESTEKINKKKKKLAEAKADLNKALAEQKTK from the coding sequence ATGACAATTAAGACCAAAATATTATCGATAGTATTCTTTGCCGTTTCTTTTATTGGATTTGCACAAAGTAATTGCAAGGATTTAAAAGGTTGCGAAAGAAAACTATGTGAATTAAATATCAAATTAACGGCAGCCAAAAAAGCTGGTAATCAAAACCAGATTAAAGGTGTTGAAGATGCAATTTCTCAAACCAAAAAGAACTGCACAACAAAAACTGTAAGCAATGATCTTGACAAAAAAGTAAAAGAAAAACAACAAAAAGTTAAGGAAAGAACTGATGATCTAAATAAAGCAATTAAAGATCAGGAAAGCACAGAAAAAATCAACAAGAAAAAGAAGAAATTAGCTGAAGCTAAAGCTGATTTAAATAAAGCTTTGGCAGAACAAAAAACAAAATAA